TCGCCGCTGGAGTATTGAAGTGCTTTTCGCCAATCTCAAATCTCATGGATTTGATCTGGAAAGTACACACATTACAGACCCGGAGAAACTGAAAAAACTCATGGCAGTGATGGCGATAGCGGTGTTGTGGTGCCTTCGGGTTGGTCACTGGAAACACGGCCCTTACAACCAACTTCCACTGCTCAGTCATTGGAGACCGGAAAAGTGCCTTTTCAGATATGGTTTGGATCTTTTACGTCGTTCTCTCAAAAATGATTTTACCCGGCAGGAAAGATTGTTTTTTGAGTTGCTTCAGGTTTTGTCCCCTACCTACATAGGCGAACACTATAAAGTTGTATCGCCCCCATCGTTCCGACCTGAATGCCTCTAACGTAGTGATTACCGTTACTTTTTGAGGTAGCAACACAGACAGTGGCTGAAACAGGATCTTCAGCCACTGCCTGAACCCTTCAGGGTACGTGATAACCTGTAGGTTTATTGTTGTCATGCTGCAGCCAGATTTTGTTCAGCCACTCTTCTTCGCCCAGCCATTCCAGCACCCAGCGCAAGCCGTTGCCCATGTTTTCCTTGTTCCAGGCCATATAACAGCTGTCGTTCATGGGAATATCCACTACATCACAGCTCACCAGTTGTCCGGCGTCGATATGAGGTTTGGCAAAGTGCGATGGCAGAATGGTTGAACCCAGTCCCTTAATCAGACACTCAATCGCCATGCGGAAGCTCGGAACCGTCAATACCTGCTGGTCATCCAGCAAAAGGTTATAGCCGTGTTGGAACACCCGGGAAGTATCCTGAATGGAAATGGTGGTGTGTTCGCGGATAATGTCCTGGGTCAGAGATTCGTCAATCTTCGCCAGAGGATGATCGGGGGAAACAACAAAGTCCCAGCTCAGGTCGCCCATGGGTTTCCATTGAAAACGGTCATTGGCAAGAATGTTGTCCGGTATGTTTTTAGGTGCGCCCAGTACCAGTTGGCAGCGGTTATGGAACAGGGCATCCCAGGAACCATTGTGTACTTCAGTGTTAATAATCAGGTTGGTTTCCGGGCGTACTTCCTGAAAATCTCTGACCAGATCATAAACCATGCCCTGATTGAC
Above is a window of Endozoicomonas montiporae CL-33 DNA encoding:
- a CDS encoding LysR substrate-binding domain-containing protein; the encoded protein is MIPTDSLEIVRAVAHFRNFTAAAKHLHKVPSAISYTVRKLEERLDVQLFLRDSKRVELTPAGEHFIKHTDRLLLELEELEQSTRQMATGWEQELRIALDNVVNQGMVYDLVRDFQEVRPETNLIINTEVHNGSWDALFHNRCQLVLGAPKNIPDNILANDRFQWKPMGDLSWDFVVSPDHPLAKIDESLTQDIIREHTTISIQDTSRVFQHGYNLLLDDQQVLTVPSFRMAIECLIKGLGSTILPSHFAKPHIDAGQLVSCDVVDIPMNDSCYMAWNKENMGNGLRWVLEWLGEEEWLNKIWLQHDNNKPTGYHVP